The Cetobacterium sp. 8H DNA window TCTCTATTTACTATTAAATTGTCTTTAAAAACTACCTCTCCATTAACTAAAACCTTATAAGTTCCAACTATAGTTCCCTTTTTTAATGGTGCAACTAATTTTTTTTCTCTTTCTGTCACAATTGAAACATTTGCATCTTTTTTTACGATACAAGAAAAAGATTTACTTCCATATACTCTTATATTTTTTGCATATCCTCCTGATAATGGTATTGTTAAAATAGGAATATCTTTTTTTATAATATCTTTATTTCTGTAGTTCTCGTGAAATTTAGCATTTAATTCTAAAATTTTATTGTCTCTTATTTTAGGAGTTTTTCCTCCCATTACAACCGTAACTATATTTGCATCATTTTTATTACTTAAAATCGTTATATTAAATCTAGACTTTGTATGATAACCTGTTTTTAATCCATAAATTCCTTCTTGTCCAAGAAGATGAATAGTACTTCTTAATTTAACTGTCCCATCTTTTATTTCAGCATTTTTCTGTCTTGCAATCGCTATGTACTCTGGATATTTCATTGCCTCTATTGAAAGCTCATAAATCCCATGAGCACTTCCCATATCTAATTTTTTTCTTGTCATATGATCTGGCAATCCTGCTGGAGTAAAAAATTCTAACTCTTTATCTAAATTTAACTTTCTGGCCTTTTCATTCATCATCTCTACAAATGTTGGGATACTACCCTTTCCTGCATGTTTAGCTAGTGCATAAGCTGCGTTATTAGCTGATTTTATAGCGGCTGCTTTTAAAAGGTCTAAAACCATTACCTTTTCTCCACTTTCTAAAGGTATTGCACTTCCACCAACACTTATTATTTCCCAATCTATAGGTACTTGATCATATAAACTTATATTCCCTTTTCTTATTTCATCTAAAGTTACAAGAATAGTCATAACTTTTGTTACAGATGCTAATGGATATTTTTGCATTGAATTTTCCTCATAGAAAACATTTCCCTCTGAATCACCTAAAATATAAGCTCTATAATCAGGAATATTATCTACAATATTTTTTTTAGGTTTTACTCCTTTAGCAAAAGACAATGTTACTACTAATAGCATCAAAATAGCAATCGTTTTTTTCATATCTTTTCTCCTCCATAAATGTGATAAAATAAAAAAATAGGAGCTACTTTTGTAGCTCCCATATTATACATTATTTTTGTTTTTTAGCCAAGTAATCTTCGATAGCTTCTTTTAATGCCTCTTCCGCTAAAACAGAACAGTGCATCTTTGTTGCAGGTAATCCACCTAAAGCTTCTGCAACAACTTTATTTGTTATTTCTAAAGCCTCATGAATATTCTTCCCTAATACCATCTCAGTTGATACTGATGATGT harbors:
- a CDS encoding D-alanyl-D-alanine carboxypeptidase family protein, with protein sequence MKKTIAILMLLVVTLSFAKGVKPKKNIVDNIPDYRAYILGDSEGNVFYEENSMQKYPLASVTKVMTILVTLDEIRKGNISLYDQVPIDWEIISVGGSAIPLESGEKVMVLDLLKAAAIKSANNAAYALAKHAGKGSIPTFVEMMNEKARKLNLDKELEFFTPAGLPDHMTRKKLDMGSAHGIYELSIEAMKYPEYIAIARQKNAEIKDGTVKLRSTIHLLGQEGIYGLKTGYHTKSRFNITILSNKNDANIVTVVMGGKTPKIRDNKILELNAKFHENYRNKDIIKKDIPILTIPLSGGYAKNIRVYGSKSFSCIVKKDANVSIVTEREKKLVAPLKKGTIVGTYKVLVNGEVVFKDNLIVNREVIKKSFMDKVIDVF